The following are from one region of the Methyloversatilis discipulorum genome:
- a CDS encoding diguanylate cyclase domain-containing protein: MLSVLTRRIGVLQGRLLASGILLGGVLCVALLWAYGLISAHLVERESARIDYLVADMQARLAAALIADPARLAAEVSMLRRVGQLDYVEVRDEAGRVLIADGGPAVLGAAHGSIGQALESGRGRYDMRIDLLQPGRRAPVGVLRASVDLSGLLSSLAMLRNGALALGALVLLLHVWLARWVLGGVLEGVSAIETRAVALRRAEEVDPLPVRGDDALARLTRAFNQMVQALEERVTALRKSESRFHAIADFTFGVEAWFSPQGRLIWVNRSIERVTGHSPLDCLLAEDLASMLIHEKDRKIFAARAADALAGASGENFEVRLLRRDGSIVWVSLNWQPIYDESGTCLGVRVSADDIQSRKEAELKLLDTVTALRREQGLRDYYLTRSEEERSRLEALLDLIKLGVLFVDRDGRAQHANRMLKTIWGFAENENLSGMRDAVLIERTAVLRADEDIYRERVKSILAARAPTDPQDIPLRDGRIIREQSALVPSATPGRFLGRVWLYEDVTAERRAAEALVNMAERDPLTNLYNRRRFHEELARMIADAARRRTQLGLLLFDLDGFKPVNDRFGHQAGDEVLTRLARDVGAIIRRNEMFFRLGGDEFAVLAPDTDETALTGLARRIGERVAGMVFEFDGAQACVTTSTGIGIYPLHAHSGETLLSAADSAMYAAKNDGKNAFRMSQRRHGT; this comes from the coding sequence ATGCTCAGTGTTCTGACACGTCGCATCGGCGTGCTGCAGGGGCGGCTGCTCGCCTCCGGCATCCTTCTGGGCGGCGTTCTGTGCGTGGCGCTGCTGTGGGCTTACGGCCTCATTTCCGCGCATCTGGTCGAGCGGGAGTCGGCGCGCATCGATTACCTGGTCGCCGACATGCAGGCCCGGCTCGCTGCCGCCCTGATCGCCGACCCTGCGCGGCTCGCGGCGGAGGTGAGCATGCTGCGGCGCGTGGGTCAGCTCGACTATGTCGAGGTGCGGGACGAGGCGGGTCGCGTCCTGATCGCCGACGGCGGTCCGGCCGTGCTCGGTGCGGCCCACGGCAGCATCGGTCAGGCGCTGGAATCGGGGCGTGGCCGTTACGACATGCGCATCGATCTGCTGCAGCCGGGGCGACGTGCGCCGGTCGGCGTGCTGCGTGCCAGCGTAGACCTGTCCGGGCTGCTCTCCTCGCTGGCCATGTTGCGCAACGGTGCGCTGGCGCTCGGTGCGTTGGTGCTGCTGTTGCATGTCTGGCTGGCGCGCTGGGTGCTGGGCGGGGTGCTCGAAGGCGTCAGCGCGATCGAAACCCGGGCGGTGGCGCTGCGTCGCGCCGAAGAGGTCGATCCCTTGCCGGTGCGCGGCGACGACGCGCTGGCCCGGCTGACCCGCGCCTTCAACCAGATGGTGCAAGCGCTGGAAGAGCGCGTGACCGCGCTGCGCAAGAGCGAGTCGCGCTTTCACGCGATCGCCGACTTCACCTTCGGCGTCGAGGCCTGGTTCAGCCCGCAGGGGCGGCTCATCTGGGTTAACCGCTCGATCGAACGGGTGACCGGGCACAGTCCGCTCGACTGCCTGCTGGCCGAAGATCTGGCGAGCATGCTGATCCACGAAAAGGACCGCAAGATCTTCGCCGCCCGTGCGGCCGACGCGCTGGCCGGCGCCAGTGGCGAGAATTTCGAGGTGAGACTGCTGCGCCGTGACGGGTCCATCGTGTGGGTTTCGCTGAACTGGCAACCCATCTACGACGAGTCGGGTACCTGTCTCGGCGTGCGCGTGTCGGCCGACGACATCCAGAGCCGCAAGGAAGCCGAACTGAAGCTGCTCGACACGGTGACCGCGCTGCGTCGCGAACAGGGCTTGCGCGACTACTACCTGACGCGCAGCGAGGAAGAGCGTTCGCGGCTGGAAGCGCTGCTCGATCTGATCAAGCTGGGTGTGCTCTTCGTCGACCGCGATGGCCGTGCGCAGCACGCCAACCGGATGCTGAAGACGATCTGGGGCTTCGCCGAGAACGAGAACCTGTCCGGCATGCGCGATGCGGTGCTGATCGAGCGCACGGCCGTATTGCGTGCCGACGAGGACATCTACCGCGAGCGCGTGAAGTCGATACTGGCCGCCCGTGCGCCGACCGATCCGCAGGACATTCCGCTGCGCGATGGCCGCATCATCCGCGAGCAGTCGGCCCTGGTGCCGTCGGCCACGCCCGGCCGCTTTCTCGGCCGCGTCTGGCTTTACGAGGACGTCACCGCCGAGCGGCGTGCCGCCGAGGCGCTGGTCAATATGGCGGAACGCGATCCGCTGACCAATCTTTACAACCGTCGCCGCTTCCACGAAGAACTCGCGCGGATGATTGCCGACGCGGCCCGCCGTCGCACCCAGCTCGGCCTGCTGCTGTTCGATCTCGACGGCTTCAAGCCGGTGAACGACCGCTTCGGTCACCAGGCGGGCGATGAGGTGCTGACGCGGCTGGCGCGCGACGTCGGCGCCATCATCCGGCGCAATGAAATGTTCTTCCGTCTCGGCGGTGACGAATTTGCGGTGCTCGCGCCGGATACCGACGAAACCGCGCTGACCGGCCTCGCGCGCCGCATCGGCGAGCGCGTCGCCGGCATGGTGTTCGAGTTCGACGGCGCCCAGGCCTGCGTCACCACCAGTACCGGCATCGGCATCTATCCCTTGCACGCGCACAGCGGCGAAACCCTGCTCAGCGCCGCGGATTCGGCGATGTACGCGGCGAAGAACGACGGTAAGAACGCATTCCGGATGTCCCAGCGGCGGCACGGCACCTGA
- a CDS encoding oxidative damage protection protein, which translates to MARMVQCIKLGREAEGLDFPPVPGALGARIFESVSKEAWQQWVKYQTMLINENRLSLMDPRARKYLAEQMEKHFFGEGADQVTGFVPPAA; encoded by the coding sequence ATGGCACGCATGGTTCAATGCATCAAGCTGGGTCGGGAGGCGGAAGGCCTCGACTTTCCGCCGGTGCCCGGCGCACTGGGCGCACGCATCTTCGAATCGGTGTCGAAGGAGGCGTGGCAGCAGTGGGTGAAGTACCAGACCATGCTGATCAACGAAAACCGCCTCAGCCTGATGGACCCGCGCGCACGCAAGTATCTGGCGGAACAGATGGAAAAGCACTTTTTTGGCGAAGGTGCGGACCAGGTCACGGGCTTCGTGCCGCCGGCCGCCTGA
- a CDS encoding tetratricopeptide repeat protein — protein sequence MTVSTRLSSVLQGPRCCPYCLSSNTKDSSWKNSDEKAGRFWLKPVRCRNCHKRFVRFRRIPLAAVGGALALGLVVAIVVTVQGVETRTPTEHEQLIAELEPLEAERLRAETGNPEAQYAYGMMLAQGGTGEATDIAESVKWLEKAAEQGHARAQYELALALKLGRGTLQDYSAAGKWFRTAARSGHVGAQYHMGRLHRIGEGVSLDLVRAYAWFNRAAAQGHGAARGARDEIAASLKPEQLALAQQLSRASEIPDSDDPLPELANSTASGDGDAPAAALPAGTSR from the coding sequence ATGACTGTATCCACCCGCCTGTCCAGCGTCCTGCAGGGGCCGCGTTGCTGTCCGTATTGCCTCAGCAGCAACACGAAGGACTCCAGCTGGAAGAACTCGGACGAGAAGGCCGGACGCTTCTGGCTCAAGCCGGTTCGTTGCCGCAACTGCCACAAGCGCTTCGTCCGCTTCCGGCGCATTCCGCTCGCGGCGGTCGGCGGCGCACTTGCGCTCGGTCTGGTGGTGGCCATCGTCGTCACCGTCCAGGGTGTCGAGACGCGCACGCCCACCGAGCACGAACAGCTCATTGCTGAACTGGAGCCGCTGGAGGCGGAGCGTCTGCGCGCCGAAACCGGTAACCCTGAAGCGCAGTACGCTTACGGGATGATGCTGGCCCAGGGCGGGACCGGCGAAGCGACGGATATTGCGGAATCTGTGAAGTGGCTGGAGAAGGCGGCCGAACAGGGGCACGCGCGGGCGCAGTACGAACTGGCGCTGGCGCTGAAACTCGGCCGCGGCACGTTGCAGGACTATTCGGCCGCCGGCAAGTGGTTCCGCACCGCGGCGCGCAGTGGTCATGTCGGCGCGCAGTACCACATGGGCCGGCTGCACCGCATCGGCGAGGGTGTTTCGCTCGATCTGGTGCGTGCCTACGCGTGGTTCAATCGTGCCGCCGCGCAGGGCCACGGCGCAGCGCGTGGGGCGCGGGACGAAATCGCGGCGTCGCTGAAGCCGGAGCAACTGGCGTTGGCGCAGCAGCTGTCGCGCGCATCCGAAATTCCCGACAGCGATGACCCACTGCCCGAACTCGCAAATTCAACCGCATCCGGAGACGGCGATGCACCGGCAGCGGCGTTGCCGGCCGGCACGTCGCGCTAG
- the phoU gene encoding phosphate signaling complex protein PhoU, translating to MSEHISKRYDAELESVRTGLLQMGGLIEQQIEHAMRGVIERNLPLLEEVIANDKKVNAMEIELDDACNHLIAKRQPAASDLRVIMSVVKTITDLERIGDEAKKIAKMGRHILESEAIFVPRVELRHAASMAVDMLRRTLDALARMDLASATEVVRQDKEVDAEFKSIMRQLITFMMEDPRTISCGLDLLFIAKAIERIGDHSKNMAQYVVFMVKGTDVRHAGLAAMEAAAAAD from the coding sequence ATGAGCGAACACATTTCCAAACGCTACGATGCCGAACTCGAAAGCGTGCGCACCGGCCTGCTGCAGATGGGCGGCCTGATCGAACAGCAGATCGAGCATGCGATGCGCGGCGTGATCGAGCGCAATCTGCCGCTGCTCGAAGAAGTGATCGCCAACGACAAGAAGGTCAATGCGATGGAGATCGAGCTGGACGACGCCTGCAATCACCTGATTGCCAAGCGCCAGCCGGCCGCCAGCGACCTGCGCGTCATCATGTCGGTGGTGAAGACCATCACCGATCTGGAGCGCATCGGCGACGAGGCGAAGAAGATCGCCAAGATGGGGCGTCACATCCTCGAATCAGAGGCCATCTTCGTGCCGCGCGTCGAACTGCGGCACGCGGCTTCGATGGCGGTCGACATGCTGCGCCGCACGCTGGACGCGCTGGCACGCATGGACCTCGCCAGTGCCACCGAGGTGGTGCGTCAGGACAAGGAGGTGGATGCCGAATTCAAGTCCATCATGCGTCAGCTCATCACCTTCATGATGGAAGACCCGCGCACCATCTCCTGCGGCCTGGATCTGCTGTTCATCGCCAAGGCGATCGAGCGCATCGGCGACCATTCGAAGAACATGGCGCAGTACGTGGTGTTCATGGTGAAGGGCACCGACGTCCGCCACGCAGGACTGGCGGCGATGGAAGCCGCCGCAGCTGCCGATTGA
- the rpiA gene encoding ribose-5-phosphate isomerase RpiA produces MTADELKIAVARAALPHVIPGDLLGVGTGSTANHFIDLLAAEKIEIAGAIASSEVSAARLRSHGIKVLTLDEAIASGRRIPVYVDGADEIDPGLNLIKGGGGALTREKIVAAASDCFVCIADSSKCVDMLGRFPLPIEVIPMALGLVARELAKLGGVPKLREGFVTDNGNLILDVAGLKIAEPALFESELDHLTGTVTNGLFARRRADVALVSSADGVRTLHA; encoded by the coding sequence ATGACCGCCGATGAACTGAAGATTGCCGTCGCCCGCGCCGCCCTGCCCCACGTCATACCGGGCGACCTGCTCGGTGTGGGAACCGGCTCCACCGCCAACCACTTCATCGACCTGCTGGCTGCCGAGAAGATCGAGATCGCCGGCGCGATCGCCAGTTCGGAGGTGTCCGCCGCCCGCCTGCGCAGCCATGGCATCAAGGTACTGACGCTGGACGAGGCGATCGCCTCCGGCCGCCGCATCCCGGTCTATGTCGACGGCGCCGACGAGATCGACCCCGGCCTCAACCTGATCAAGGGCGGTGGCGGGGCGCTGACAAGAGAGAAGATCGTCGCCGCCGCATCCGACTGTTTCGTCTGCATCGCCGACAGCTCGAAGTGCGTCGACATGCTGGGGCGCTTCCCGCTGCCGATCGAGGTCATTCCGATGGCGCTCGGCCTGGTCGCACGAGAACTGGCCAAGCTCGGCGGCGTGCCGAAGCTGCGTGAGGGCTTCGTCACCGACAACGGAAACCTCATCCTGGACGTTGCAGGACTGAAGATCGCCGAACCGGCGCTGTTCGAGAGCGAACTCGACCACCTCACCGGTACCGTGACCAACGGGCTGTTCGCCCGCCGGCGCGCCGATGTTGCGCTGGTGTCGTCGGCCGACGGCGTGCGCACGCTGCACGCCTGA
- a CDS encoding nucleotidyltransferase family protein has protein sequence MSRQTDTHLARALATPEFTERFDARDWEALIGQARTSDLLGQLAERLRDAGRLESTPSQVRFHLDAALRIAALHRDSLLQELAVIGDALQSLDQPVLLLKGAAYAVAGLHAGRSRLFNDIDLMVAKEVIDRAEGALFRSGWRPTHLNSYDQRYYREWMHELPPIEHMTRGTVIDLHHTIVPPTSGHIPDAAQLIADARPVVVPHCPDVFRVLSPVDMVMHSACHLFFGELQKGLRDLYDLHCLLVEFSPEAGFWAALLPRARAQQLEYPVLLALRFAQRIFGTDIPDAVATECRTRLAARPAGALTDHLIDASMYPLHPSSDSPWRRARRQILYARSHWLRMPLHLLIPHLAYKAFIHDDGKAA, from the coding sequence ATGAGCCGACAGACGGACACCCACCTGGCGAGAGCACTCGCCACACCCGAATTCACCGAACGCTTCGACGCGCGCGACTGGGAAGCCCTGATCGGGCAGGCGCGCACCAGCGATCTGCTCGGACAACTGGCCGAGCGGCTGCGCGACGCCGGGCGCCTCGAAAGTACGCCATCGCAGGTGCGCTTCCATCTCGATGCCGCGCTGCGCATCGCCGCACTGCACCGCGATTCGCTGCTGCAGGAACTGGCGGTGATCGGCGACGCGCTGCAGTCGCTCGACCAGCCTGTGCTGCTGCTCAAGGGGGCCGCATACGCAGTCGCCGGTCTGCACGCAGGGCGTTCGCGCCTGTTCAACGACATCGACCTGATGGTGGCCAAGGAGGTCATCGATCGGGCCGAAGGCGCGCTGTTCCGCAGCGGCTGGCGCCCGACCCACCTGAATTCCTACGACCAGCGCTATTACCGGGAGTGGATGCACGAACTGCCGCCGATCGAGCACATGACGCGCGGCACCGTGATCGATCTGCACCACACCATCGTGCCGCCGACCTCCGGCCACATCCCCGACGCGGCACAGCTGATCGCCGACGCGCGTCCAGTCGTCGTGCCGCACTGCCCGGACGTGTTCCGCGTGCTGTCGCCGGTCGACATGGTGATGCACTCGGCCTGCCACCTGTTCTTCGGCGAATTGCAGAAGGGCTTGCGCGACCTCTACGACCTGCACTGCCTGCTGGTCGAGTTTTCGCCGGAAGCCGGCTTCTGGGCCGCGCTGCTGCCGCGCGCACGCGCGCAGCAGCTCGAGTATCCGGTGCTGCTGGCGCTGCGTTTCGCGCAGCGGATCTTCGGCACCGACATTCCCGATGCGGTCGCGACCGAATGCCGCACGCGCCTGGCAGCCCGACCGGCCGGTGCGCTGACCGACCACCTGATAGACGCGTCGATGTATCCGCTGCACCCGAGCAGCGATTCGCCGTGGCGTCGCGCGCGCCGGCAGATCCTCTATGCACGCAGCCACTGGCTTAGAATGCCTTTGCACCTGCTGATCCCGCATCTTGCTTACAAGGCCTTCATCCACGACGATGGCAAGGCCGCCTGA
- a CDS encoding HprK-related kinase A — protein sequence MSHRPPLSTLTPAELRRRLHSQHGLRLQLGRFVAGIRSNFDSVADGLQALYADYPVAADDDFCDYPVEVRSSGLRRYVRPQAIFRFEGTQPFKPLPGNQAVAMLEWGLNWVFTNHAQHYLIIHAAVLERDGLGLIMAAPPGSGKSTLCAALALRGWRLLSDELAMIGLDDDLLMPLPRPVSLKNQSIDIVRQLPGQPVIGPIAHDTAKGTVAHMRAPRASVEAALTPVQPRWIVFPQFAAGHALDIEAHGKAHTFMQLVSNSFNYPRLGVTGFEAMGRLVDGCDGYTARYGSLDQIVPALESICTRSA from the coding sequence GTGTCCCACCGCCCACCTCTCTCCACCCTGACGCCAGCGGAACTGCGTAGACGGCTGCACAGCCAGCACGGACTGCGGCTGCAGCTCGGCCGTTTCGTCGCAGGCATCCGCTCCAACTTCGATTCGGTCGCGGACGGACTGCAGGCGCTCTACGCCGACTATCCGGTGGCGGCAGACGACGATTTCTGCGATTACCCGGTCGAGGTACGCAGCAGCGGACTGCGTCGCTATGTGCGTCCGCAGGCCATCTTCCGCTTCGAGGGCACGCAGCCTTTCAAGCCACTGCCCGGCAATCAGGCGGTCGCCATGCTCGAATGGGGCCTGAACTGGGTGTTCACCAACCACGCCCAGCACTACCTCATCATCCACGCCGCCGTGCTCGAACGCGACGGACTCGGCCTCATCATGGCCGCTCCACCCGGTTCGGGCAAAAGCACGCTGTGCGCGGCACTGGCGCTGCGCGGCTGGCGTCTGCTGTCGGACGAACTGGCAATGATCGGCCTCGACGACGATCTGCTGATGCCGCTGCCGCGACCGGTCAGCCTGAAGAACCAGTCGATAGACATCGTCCGCCAGCTCCCGGGCCAGCCGGTGATCGGCCCGATCGCGCACGACACCGCCAAGGGCACCGTGGCGCACATGCGCGCGCCGCGTGCCAGCGTCGAGGCAGCGCTGACACCGGTGCAGCCGCGCTGGATCGTGTTTCCGCAGTTCGCTGCCGGTCATGCGCTGGACATCGAAGCGCACGGCAAGGCGCACACCTTCATGCAGCTGGTGAGCAATTCCTTCAACTATCCGCGTCTCGGCGTCACCGGCTTCGAAGCGATGGGCCGTCTGGTCGATGGCTGCGACGGTTACACTGCGCGCTACGGCTCGCTCGACCAGATCGTGCCGGCACTCGAATCGATCTGCACGCGTAGCGCCTGA